A region of Peromyscus maniculatus bairdii isolate BWxNUB_F1_BW_parent chromosome 7, HU_Pman_BW_mat_3.1, whole genome shotgun sequence DNA encodes the following proteins:
- the LOC102924946 gene encoding inhibitor of carbonic anhydrase codes for MRLGLCVLLCAGTLGLCLAVPEKTIRWCVVSDHEATKCSSFSDNMKKVLPADGPSVSCVMRTSYPECIKDISANKIDAVTIDGALAAEAGLPHYNLKPIMAEYYGLKDDPQPYFYAVALVKKGTGFQLNQLQGKKSCHAGLGWSAGWYTPLSILLPSGSLETAAATFFSSSCAPCADGKTFPSLCQLCAGKGTDKCACSSSEPYFGYSGAFKCLQDGAGDVSFVRHLTVFEALPQKADRDQYELLCPDNTRRPVDEYKQCHLARVPSHAVVARSVDGKEDLIEELLRVAQEHFGNDQSSAFQLFGSPHGKDLLFTDAAHGFLRVPPKMDINLYLGYEHFSNIKNLKRGLEDSRRVQWCAVGQQEKAKCDNWSAVSGGALACATEETPEDCIAAIMKGDADAMSLDGGFAYIAGHCGLVPVLGENYLSTHGSERLGSKCVDAPLEGYYVVAVVKKSDVGITWNSLRGKKSCHTAVGTSAGWIVPLGLIYNQTGSCKFDEFFSHSCAPGSNPNSRLCALCAGGDNPAHMCAANSHEGYHGSSGALRCLVEKGDVAFMKHPTVLQNTDGKNPESWAKGLKQEDFELLCLDGTRKPVTEAQSCHLARVPNHAVFSRKDKVDFARRMLFNQQELFGRNGFERMMFQMFGSSAKDLLFSDDTECLSNLQNKTTYETYLGPQYLTMMTSFRQCLSSDLLDACTFHRH; via the exons GGCTGTGCCTGGCTGTTCCTGAGAAGACTATAAGATGGTGTGTTGTGTCGGATCATGAGGCCACTAAGTGTTCCAGTTTCAGTGACAATATGAAGAAAGTCCTTCCTGCAGATGGCCCATCTGTTAGCTGTGTGATGAGAACCTCATACCCTGAGTGTATCAAGGACATCTCG GCCAACAAAATAGATGCTGTGACCATTGATGGAGCTTTGGCGGCTGAGGCTGGCCTGCCCCACTACAACCTGAAACCTATCATGGCAGAATACTATGGATTGAAAGACG ATCCGCAACCCTATTTTTATGCTGTGGCCCTGGTGAAGAAGGGCACAGGCTTCCAACTAAACCAGCTCCAGGGCAAGAAGTCCTGCCATGCCGGCCTGGGCTGGTCTGCTGGGTGGTACACTCCCCTCAGCATACTGCTTCCTTCTGGCTCTCTGGAAACAG CCGCAGCCACATTCTTCTCCAGCAGCTGTGCCCCCTGTGCCGATGGAAAGACGTTTCCTAGCCTGTGCCAACTGTGTGCGGGGAAGGGGACGGACAAGTGTGCCTGCTCCTCCAGCGAACCATACTTCGGCTACTCTGGGGCCTTCAA ATGTCTGCAGGATGGTGCGGGGGATGTGAGCTTCGTGAGGCACCTGACAGTGTTTG AGGCCCTGCCACAGAAGGCTGACAGGGACCAGTATGAGCTGCTCTGCCCTGACAACACCCGCAGGCCGGTGGACGAATACAAGCAGTGCCACCTGGCCCGGGTCCCCTCTCACGCCGTTGTGGCTCGCAGTGTGGATGGCAAGGAGGACTTGATCGAAGAGCTTCTCAGAGTGGCCCAG GAACATTTTGGAAATGACCAGTCCTCAGCCTTTCAGCTCTTTGGCTCCCCCCACGGGAAAGACCTTCTGTTTACCGATGCTGCTCATGGATTTCTAAGGGTTCCTCCAAAGATGGACATCAATCTGTACCTGGGATACGAGCATTTTTCTAACATTAAGAATCTAAAGAGAG GTTTGGAAGACTCCCGGAGGGTGCAGTGGTGTGCCGTGGGCCAACAGGAGAAGGCCAAGTGTGACAACTGGAGCGCTGTGAGTGGAGGCGCTTTGGCGTGCGCCACGGAGGAGACCCCTGAGGACTGCATCGCTGCCATCATG AAAGGAGATGCGGACGCCATGAGCTTGGATGGAGGATTTGCCTACATCGCAGGTCACTGCggtctggtgcctgtcctgggcgAGAACTACC tgtctACACATGGCAGTGAGAGACTGGGGTCTAAGTGTGTGGATGCACCTTTGGAAG GTTATTATGTTGTGGCCGTGGTTAAGAAATCAGACGTTGGCATCACCTGGAACTCTCTTCGAGGCAAGAAGTCCTGCCACACGGCCGTCGGCACTTCTGCAGGCTGGATTGTCCCCTTGGGTTTAATATACAACCAAACGGGGTCTTGCAAATTTG ATGAGTTCTTCAGTCACAGCTGCGCCCCAGGGTCGAATCCGAACTCCCGCCTCTGTGCTCTGTGTGCTGGTGGTGACAACCCAGCCCACATGTGTGCCGCCAACAGCCATGAGGGATATCACGGCTCCAGCGGTGCTCTCAG GTGTCTGGTTGAGAAGGGGGATGTGGCCTTCATGAAGCATCCCACAGTTCTACAGAACACTGATG GAAAGAACCCTGAGTCTTGGGCTAAGGGTCTGAAACAGGAAGACTTTGAGCTGCTGTGCCTTGATGGCACCAGGAAGCCTGTGACTGAGGCTCAGAGCTGCCACCTGGCCCGAGTGCCAAACCATGCTGTGTTCTCCAGGAAAGATAAGGTCGACTTTGCTCGCAGAATGCTCTTCAACCAGCAG GAGCTCTTTGGAAGAAATGGATTTGAAAGAATGATGTTCCAGATGTTTGGATCCTCAGCTAAGGACCTGCTGTTCAGTGATGACACGGAATGCTTGTCTAACCTTCAGAACAAAACAACGTATGAAACGTACCTAGGGCCGCAGTATCTCACCATGATGACCAGCTTCAGACAGTGCTTGTCCTCTG